The window TCTTCGTCCGCCGCCAGCTGCGCCTGGCCACCCCGCTGCTGGACGTCCGGCTCTTCTCGGACCGGCGCTTCACCGCGGCGGTGCTGGCCTCGCTCACCGCGCTGGTCGGGCTCTCCGGCGTGGTCTTCGTGACCTCGCAGTACCTGCAGCTGGTGCGCGGCTACGAGCCGCTCAAGGCCGGTCTCGCCGAGCTGCCGGCCTTCGCCGGAGCCGTGGTCGGCGGTCTGCTGACCGCTCGGCTGGCGCGGCGGGCGGGAGCCCGGGCCACCCTGACGCTGGGCCTGCTGGCCATGGGCACCGGCATCGGCCTGCTCGGCTGGGTGCAGCAGGACTCCACCTACCTGGTGCTCGCCGCTGCCTTCCTGATCGTCGGCACCGCCGAGGGCGTGGTCTACACGCTCGGCGCCGACCTGGTGCTGGGCGCCGCGCCGGCCGACAAGTCCGGCGCCGCCTCGGCGGTCTCCGAGACGGCCTACGAGCTGGGGACGGCGCTCGGCATCGCCCTGGTGGGCTCGGTGGTCGGCTCGCTCTACGCGAGCGGGCTGACCGTGCCGGCCGGGGCGGGCCAGGCCGCCGCCACCCAGGCCGGCGAGTCGCTCGGCGGCGCGGTCGAGGTGGCGCACGGTCTGCCGCAGACGCTGGCCGGTCCGCTGCTGGACAGCGCCCGCGACTCCTTCGTGCACGGCATGAACATCGCCGCGATCCTGGCCGGCGGGCTGCTGCTGGCCGCCTCGGCGCTCGCCTGGCGCCTGCTGCGGGGCCTGCCGAAGGCCGCCGACCAGGACCGGGCCGAGGCGGCGGCGCGGCAGCCCGACCGCGAGACGGCGGCGCTCTGACCCCGGCCTGCCCCCGGGCCGCGCGCGGGACCTCGCATCCCTCCCCGGGGTGCGAGGTCCCGCGCGTCGGTGCGCTCAGCCGGTGCCGAACGGCAGCTCCAGCTCCGCCCAGACCACCTTGCCGTCCCTGGTCAGGCGGCTGCCCCAGCGCTGGGCCAGCTCGTTGACCAGGAACATCCCGCGGCCGCCCTCGTCCTGCTCGGCGAACGGGCGCAGCTGCGGCGTCTGGCCGCCGGAGTCGGCGACCTCCAGGGTGAGCACCCGGTCGCGGAAGAGCCGGAGCCGGCGCGGGGTGTCGGAGTACAGCAGGGCGTTCGTGACCAGCTCGCTGACCAGCAGCTCGGCGTAGTCGGAGAGCGCGGACAGGCCCCAGCCGTCCAGGGTCGCGCGGGTGAAGCGGCGGGCCGTGCCGGGCAGCCGGCCGCCGCCGGTGAGCGAGAGGGTGGCGATCCGGTCCGAGGGCAGCGGCAGCACCCGGGCCATGATCATCGCGATGTCGTCGTCGGTGCCGTCGGTGACCAGCGCGCCGAGGACGGCGTCGCAGTTCTCCTCCAGGGTGCGGCCGGGGCCGGAGAGCGTGCGGGCGAGCAGGTCGATGCCGTCGTCGAGGTCCTGGCCGCGCCGCTCGACCAGGCCGTCGGTGTAGAGGGCCAGCAGGCCGCCCTCGGGGAGGGTGAAGCCGATCGACTCGAAGGCCACGCCGCCGACCCCGAGCGGGGCGCCGGGCGGCACGTCGATCCGGCGGGCGGTGCCGTCCGGCGCGACCGAGACAGGGGGAAGATGGCCCGCCGAGGCCACCTGCACCGTCCGCTCCAGCGGGTCGTAGACGGCGCAGATGCAGGTGGCGAACTGGCCCTCGCCGATCCCCGAGGCGGTCTCGTCCAGCCGGGTCAGCACCTGCTCGGGCGGCATGTCCAGGGTGGCCAGGGTCCGGGCGACGGTGCGCAGCTGGCCCATCGTGGCGGCGGCCCGGATGCCGTGGCCCATCACGTCGCCGACCACCAGCGCGACCCGGCCGCAGGAGAGCGGGACGACGTCGAACCAGTCGCCGCCGACCTCGCTGGTCATGCTGCTGGGCAGGTACCGGTAGGCGATCTCCAGGCCGAGCGTGCGGTGGATCTCCTGCGGCAGCAGGCTGCGCTGGAGGGTCAGCGCGGTCTCGCGCTCGCGCCGGTAGAGCCGGGCGTTGTCGATCGCGATCGCGGTGCGGGCGACCAGTTCCTCGGCGAGCGCGACATCGGCGTCGGTGAACGGCTCGGGGTTGCGCATCCGGATGAACTCGGAGCCGCCGAGCACCATGCCCCGGGCGGTCAGCGGCACCATCAGGTACGAGTGGATGCCGGCGCCGATGCCCGGTGCGACCCGCTCCTCGGTGGCGACCAGGCCGCGCAGCACGTCCTCGTCCACCTGGGCGCGCAGCAGTGGGCGGCCGCTGCGCAGGCACTGGGTGTAGCTGCGGTCGGGGGCGTACTCGGAGACGTCGCCGACGGTGTCGACGGCGTGGGCCAGGCCGGACTCGTAGGACTCGCCGACGGCCACGGCGCGCAGCTGGACGGAGCGGTCCTCGGGGATCGCGGCGGGCTCGGCGCCGCGCAGCACCGGCTCCAGCAGGTCGACGGTGGCGAAGTCGGCGAACCGGGGGACGACGGCCTCGATCAGCTCCTCCGCGGTGCGCTGGAGGTCGAGCGTGGTGCCGATCCGGGCGGTGGCCTCGGCGATGGTGGTGAGGCGTTCCTGCGCGCGGGCGGCGCGGGCCTCGGCCTGGAACCGCTCGGTGACGTCGATGATGGACGAACAGACGCCGAAGACCCGGCCGGT of the Kitasatospora sp. NBC_01246 genome contains:
- a CDS encoding MFS transporter, whose amino-acid sequence is MSSTVLTRPRQRWIGLAVLVLAVTLVAVDATVLSLAIPSISETLRPSGTQLLWIGDAYSFVLAGLLVSMGSLSDRIGRKKLLLAGSTAFGAASLLAAYAPGAGWLILARALLGVAGATIMPSTLSLIRSLFPDDRERATAIGIWGAAATAGAALGPVVGGVLLEHFWWGSVFLLNIPVLVLLLVFGAWLLPESKDPKPGRWDVLSVVLSLTGVIAAVYAIKEAAAHGVARWDVPVAAVLGAAALTVFVRRQLRLATPLLDVRLFSDRRFTAAVLASLTALVGLSGVVFVTSQYLQLVRGYEPLKAGLAELPAFAGAVVGGLLTARLARRAGARATLTLGLLAMGTGIGLLGWVQQDSTYLVLAAAFLIVGTAEGVVYTLGADLVLGAAPADKSGAASAVSETAYELGTALGIALVGSVVGSLYASGLTVPAGAGQAAATQAGESLGGAVEVAHGLPQTLAGPLLDSARDSFVHGMNIAAILAGGLLLAASALAWRLLRGLPKAADQDRAEAAARQPDRETAAL
- a CDS encoding SpoIIE family protein phosphatase, which produces MHGHEWDETDAAGPAPGGASVRLDGHRLVPLATALLQEDGLILHWSEDAEALLGFSSEEAVGSYAAQLLTGRTDRPEVLALFERIMSGKGWSGVFPVRHRDGHVVELEFRTYPIAGPGGTLLLLATASDTQALHRVEADLAVLDGIFGQSPIGMAVYDTDLRYVRLNLALARMNGVPVEDHLGRRISGVLPGINSAEIEQTMRQVLTTGRPVVDARSHGRVPGDPRRDRAWSASYFRLEDSTGRVFGVCSSIIDVTERFQAEARAARAQERLTTIAEATARIGTTLDLQRTAEELIEAVVPRFADFATVDLLEPVLRGAEPAAIPEDRSVQLRAVAVGESYESGLAHAVDTVGDVSEYAPDRSYTQCLRSGRPLLRAQVDEDVLRGLVATEERVAPGIGAGIHSYLMVPLTARGMVLGGSEFIRMRNPEPFTDADVALAEELVARTAIAIDNARLYRRERETALTLQRSLLPQEIHRTLGLEIAYRYLPSSMTSEVGGDWFDVVPLSCGRVALVVGDVMGHGIRAAATMGQLRTVARTLATLDMPPEQVLTRLDETASGIGEGQFATCICAVYDPLERTVQVASAGHLPPVSVAPDGTARRIDVPPGAPLGVGGVAFESIGFTLPEGGLLALYTDGLVERRGQDLDDGIDLLARTLSGPGRTLEENCDAVLGALVTDGTDDDIAMIMARVLPLPSDRIATLSLTGGGRLPGTARRFTRATLDGWGLSALSDYAELLVSELVTNALLYSDTPRRLRLFRDRVLTLEVADSGGQTPQLRPFAEQDEGGRGMFLVNELAQRWGSRLTRDGKVVWAELELPFGTG